The Vibrio toranzoniae sequence AGCTTCCATCGCTTTACTCGACCAGAAATGGATGTCGAAATCCGCAAGGCACGCGCGCAAGGTAAACACATCAGCTACTTTGGTCCACAGGCTAACGATTTTGGCGCATTAGAAGAATTCTTCCATCAATACGGTAATGAAGGCACCGGTAAAGTACGGAGTTATCTGCACACCTTCGATGAAGCCGTGCCTTACAATCAAATGCCAGGTACCTTTACGCCATGGCAAGAGATCCCTGAAAATTCAAATGTGATGTTCTACGAAGGCCTACACGGCGGTGTAGTAGACGGAGACATCAACGTCTCTAAACATGTCGACCTGCTAATTGGCATGGTGCCAATCGTAAACCTTGAATGGATACAAAAATTCGTTCGTGACACACGCGATCGCGGGCACTCACGCGAAGCAGTAATGGACTCAATTGTTCGTTCAATGGATGATTATCTTAACTACATAACTCCTCAATTTTCGCGTACTCATATCAATTTTCAACGAGTGCCAACCGTAGATACATCCAACCCACTCAACGCCAAAGGGATCCCTAGTTTAGACGAGAGCTTCGTAGTTATACGATTACGTGGCATCAAAAACGTCGATTTCCCCTACCTTTTGGCTATGATTGATGGCTCATTTATGTCTCGCCACAACACGCTTGTGGTGCCAGGAGGAAAAATGAGTTTTGCTATGGAGCTCATTGTAAGGCCAATCCTGCAGCAACTCATCGAAACCGGCAAAATAGGTTAACGGTACGACATTCCTATTGATTACTTTTCATACCGTGATCATGTGCACAATTTTGCGTAAAAAATCGTAGCTTGGTCACGATTAAAATCAAGAAATAGTACCTGAAAAAGGATACTATTCTTAAACGAAACACAAGATAGCTTGCAGCACTCAACAAGTGCTCTTATCCTAACGAGTCAATCCAGGCTTAGCTAAAATACGGAAAGCAGCAAGCATACCCTGCAGAGGAAGTAAGATATTATGGTTCTAGGTAAACCCCAAACCGATCCAACATTAGAGTGGTTCCTTTCACACTGTCATATTCATAAGTACCCTTCAAAAAGTACTTTGATTCATGCTGGTGAAAAGGCAGAAACCTTGTACTACATTGTGAAAGGTTCTGTGGCAGTTCTTATCAAAGACGAAGAAGGTAAGGAGATGATTCTTTCTTACCTAAACCAAGGCGACTTCATCGGTGAGCTTGGCTTATTCGAAGAAGACCAAGAGCGTACTGCGTGGGTTCGAGCAAAATCTCCTTGTGAAGTCGCTGAGATTTCTTTCAAGAAATTCCGCCAACTTATCCAAGTGAACCCAGACATCCTGATGCGTCTTTCAGCGCAAATGGCAAGCCGCCTACAAGTAACTAGCCAAAAGGTTGGTGACTTAGCGTTCCTTGACGTAACCGGTCGTATCGCTCAAACGCTACTAAACCTAGCGAAACAACCCGATGCAATGACTCACCCTGACGGCATGCAAATCAAGATCACTCGTCAAGAAATTGGCCAGATCGTTGGTTGTTCTCGTGAGACAGTAGGTCGTATCTTAAAGATGCTAGAAGAGCAGAACCTAATTTCTGCACACGGTAAAACTATCGTGGTATACGGCACTCGTTAATCTCGATTAACTGAGCCAAAAATTTGAAAGCCACCAAATGAAAATTTGGTGGCTTTTTTGTTATCTAAAGATCTAAAGAGCAGATGCGAGATGCGAATGGAACACTTACAACTTCCAAACGCAAACTATCTCGAAGCGAAGCGCACCCGCATCCCTAGGGCAAAGCCTGTGCTCGAATCTTTCTTTAACCGTTGGTGCTTTCAAAAATCTTGTCAGCCGATGCTGCAACAAACCCGGTATAAAGCTCACCATTCGCCATCGCATAGCGCTTAGCAAACTCATAGAAGCCACCAGGAATCATCTCATTGCCTTCCACAAATGAAACTGGGACTTTGTCTGCCATTGTTGATGATTGCTCTAATAAGACCTCTGGAGAGCCTTTCACCTCACCTCCAGATGCATTGATCGTGAATCCCGACTCATTCAGATAGTCATTCACAACCTGCACTTCATCGAACTTATTTAACTGGTTCACACTCACCGTAAAGTGGTTGGCACCGTAACCATGAGCCGCTAGCCAAGACGCGTATTCACTCTCTTTTGCTAGCACTTGGAAATCAGCGAAGCTCAAATCCCAGAGACGACCACCAAACAAGAATTCATGACCTTGAAGCTGACTTGCGTCAACTTGCTCAACCAACTTAGCAACGATCTGTTGCAACTCACTTGAGCACTCTTCTACCTTCAACTCACTAATGAACACTTTCGGCTGCTTTGGATCTGGATGCTCGTAATGCTTAGCGACTAGCTTCTTGCTCTCAAACAGGTAATCGCCACACGCTTTATAACCTAACTCAAGGAAAGGCTT is a genomic window containing:
- a CDS encoding DUF1338 domain-containing protein translates to MTPDLLFKSLWDDYIHRLCPSAEKVHQLLKEDEALINDHIALRTFNVAPLGIETLAKPFLELGYKACGDYLFESKKLVAKHYEHPDPKQPKVFISELKVEECSSELQQIVAKLVEQVDASQLQGHEFLFGGRLWDLSFADFQVLAKESEYASWLAAHGYGANHFTVSVNQLNKFDEVQVVNDYLNESGFTINASGGEVKGSPEVLLEQSSTMADKVPVSFVEGNEMIPGGFYEFAKRYAMANGELYTGFVAASADKIFESTNG
- the crp gene encoding cAMP-activated global transcriptional regulator CRP, which translates into the protein MVLGKPQTDPTLEWFLSHCHIHKYPSKSTLIHAGEKAETLYYIVKGSVAVLIKDEEGKEMILSYLNQGDFIGELGLFEEDQERTAWVRAKSPCEVAEISFKKFRQLIQVNPDILMRLSAQMASRLQVTSQKVGDLAFLDVTGRIAQTLLNLAKQPDAMTHPDGMQIKITRQEIGQIVGCSRETVGRILKMLEEQNLISAHGKTIVVYGTR
- a CDS encoding phosphoribulokinase; translation: MSAKHPIIAVTGSSGAGTTTTSEAFRKMFNMMDVKAAWVEGDSFHRFTRPEMDVEIRKARAQGKHISYFGPQANDFGALEEFFHQYGNEGTGKVRSYLHTFDEAVPYNQMPGTFTPWQEIPENSNVMFYEGLHGGVVDGDINVSKHVDLLIGMVPIVNLEWIQKFVRDTRDRGHSREAVMDSIVRSMDDYLNYITPQFSRTHINFQRVPTVDTSNPLNAKGIPSLDESFVVIRLRGIKNVDFPYLLAMIDGSFMSRHNTLVVPGGKMSFAMELIVRPILQQLIETGKIG